In Acinetobacter piscicola, a single window of DNA contains:
- a CDS encoding UDP-2,3-diacylglucosamine diphosphatase produces MTHLFIADLHLSPEHPRLVRGFLDLLEQYQDKNTQLYILGDWFNAWVGDDYTAPWLDEIVKHLKQFTQVGNKIYFQVGNRDFALGQKFLDQFNGQFLPDEFVLKIANKKFRLEHGDALCTDDVSYQRFKKIIRNPIILGILKSTPLSFRQKLANGFRKKSRESQQHKTYEIMDVNQQAVEKALSDVDILIHGHTHRPAIHNEFDKQRIVLGDWREKTSEAMILEVDENGALSFIKWDIRN; encoded by the coding sequence GTGACCCATCTGTTTATCGCCGATTTACATTTGTCACCTGAACACCCTCGACTCGTTCGGGGGTTTTTAGATTTACTTGAACAATATCAAGATAAAAACACACAATTATATATCCTTGGTGATTGGTTTAATGCGTGGGTTGGAGATGATTACACTGCGCCATGGTTAGATGAAATTGTTAAGCATTTAAAACAATTTACTCAAGTTGGAAATAAAATCTATTTCCAAGTCGGAAATCGTGACTTTGCTTTAGGTCAAAAATTCTTAGATCAATTTAATGGGCAATTTTTGCCTGATGAATTTGTTCTCAAGATTGCCAATAAAAAATTTAGACTAGAACACGGCGATGCACTGTGTACCGATGATGTGTCTTATCAACGATTTAAGAAAATCATCCGAAATCCAATTATTCTTGGAATTTTAAAAAGTACCCCACTCTCTTTTCGTCAAAAACTCGCCAATGGTTTTCGTAAAAAAAGTCGTGAATCTCAACAGCATAAAACTTATGAAATTATGGATGTGAATCAGCAAGCGGTAGAAAAAGCCCTTTCTGATGTAGATATTTTGATTCATGGACATACCCATCGTCCTGCGATTCATAACGAATTTGACAAACAACGGATTGTTTTGGGTGATTGGCGTGAAAAAACGTCTGAAGCGATGATTTTAGAGGTAGATGAAAATGGGGCACTAAGTTTTATAAAATGGGATATCCGTAATTAA
- a CDS encoding peptidylprolyl isomerase: MSFPQVELNTNKGRIVLELNSEKAPKTVANFLEYVRDGFYDGVIFHRVIDGFMVQGGGMDENFKEKATRDSIENEADNGLSNDIGTVAMARTQAPHSASAQFFINVANNSFLNHSGKTAQGWGYAVFGKVTEGLDVVNAIKGVRTGNRGYHADVPLENVVIESAKIIAE; the protein is encoded by the coding sequence ATGAGTTTTCCTCAAGTCGAATTAAACACCAATAAAGGACGCATTGTTCTTGAACTAAATTCTGAAAAAGCGCCAAAAACTGTAGCTAACTTTTTGGAATATGTTCGTGATGGTTTCTATGACGGCGTCATTTTCCACCGTGTGATTGATGGTTTCATGGTTCAAGGTGGTGGCATGGATGAAAACTTCAAAGAAAAAGCGACACGCGATTCTATTGAAAACGAAGCGGATAACGGTCTAAGCAATGACATCGGTACGGTTGCAATGGCACGTACTCAAGCACCTCACTCTGCTTCTGCACAATTCTTCATTAACGTTGCAAATAACTCATTCCTTAACCATTCAGGTAAAACTGCGCAAGGTTGGGGTTATGCTGTATTTGGTAAAGTGACTGAAGGTTTAGACGTTGTGAATGCAATTAAAGGCGTGCGCACAGGTAATCGTGGTTATCACGCTGATGTTCCTTTAGAAAATGTTGTAATTGAATCTGCAAAAATCATTGCTGAATAA
- a CDS encoding glutamine--tRNA ligase/YqeY domain fusion protein, translating into MKPNDVVSELPKNPTTNTAPVDAAQQEQQAGLDFVRQVITDDLEAGRTKTVVTRFPPEPNGYLHIGHVKAICLNFGIAEEFNGVCNLRFDDTNPDAEEQEYVDGIANDVKWLGFEWNGEPRYASSYFDQLYTWAIQLIKQGDAYVDLQSPEEIRLNRGNFIEPGKNSPQRDASIEENLARFEQMRNGELGEGQAVLRAKIDMTSPNVHMRDPIMYRILHSEHHQTGNTWKIYPMYDYAHPLSDAIEGVTHSLCTLEFVDHRPFYDWVVEKVKSPAVPHQYESSRLNVDYTITSKRKLRKLVEGNYVNGWDDPRMPTVVGMRRRGFTPEGLRDFCKRVGVTKVDGSIVDVAMLEFCIRQSLENTASRGMAVLNPLKVTLTNLPEDMDLTHARHPNVDMGERIIPLTQEIYIDRKDFEEVPPKGFKRLIPEGEVRLRHAYVIKCDEVIKDANGEVIELKCSIDPETLGKNPEGRKVKGVVHWVSASKGIPAEVRVYDRLFNEAAPDADDDFLKHLNPESLKIVQAVVEPALALANPEDRFQFEREGYFVADQYDHTVEKPVFNRILDLKDSFKPAK; encoded by the coding sequence ATGAAGCCAAATGATGTTGTTTCAGAACTGCCAAAGAACCCGACAACCAATACTGCACCTGTCGATGCTGCGCAGCAAGAACAACAGGCAGGTTTGGATTTTGTGCGTCAAGTGATTACTGACGATTTAGAAGCAGGACGCACAAAAACTGTTGTAACACGTTTTCCACCTGAGCCAAATGGTTATTTACATATTGGTCATGTGAAAGCAATTTGCTTAAACTTTGGCATTGCAGAGGAGTTCAATGGTGTATGTAATCTACGTTTTGACGATACCAACCCTGATGCTGAAGAACAAGAATATGTCGATGGGATTGCCAATGATGTGAAATGGCTCGGTTTTGAATGGAATGGCGAGCCGCGTTATGCATCAAGCTATTTTGATCAACTCTATACATGGGCGATTCAATTGATTAAACAAGGGGATGCTTATGTTGATTTACAATCTCCTGAAGAAATCCGTTTAAATCGTGGTAATTTTATTGAGCCAGGTAAAAATTCGCCACAACGTGATGCCTCAATTGAAGAAAACTTAGCGCGTTTTGAACAAATGCGTAATGGTGAATTGGGTGAAGGGCAAGCGGTTCTTCGTGCAAAAATTGATATGACTTCACCAAACGTACATATGCGTGATCCAATTATGTATCGTATTTTGCATTCAGAGCATCATCAAACTGGGAATACTTGGAAAATCTATCCAATGTATGACTATGCACATCCTTTATCAGATGCCATTGAAGGTGTAACACATTCACTTTGTACACTTGAATTTGTTGATCATCGTCCATTTTATGATTGGGTGGTAGAAAAGGTGAAATCACCGGCTGTTCCACACCAATATGAATCAAGTCGTTTAAATGTGGATTACACCATTACCTCTAAACGTAAGTTGCGTAAATTGGTTGAAGGCAATTATGTCAATGGTTGGGATGACCCACGTATGCCAACCGTTGTAGGGATGCGTCGTCGTGGCTTTACTCCTGAAGGTTTACGTGATTTTTGTAAGCGTGTAGGCGTAACGAAAGTTGACGGTAGTATTGTTGATGTTGCAATGCTTGAATTCTGTATTCGTCAATCACTTGAAAATACTGCATCGCGTGGTATGGCAGTATTGAATCCATTAAAAGTGACCTTGACCAATTTACCTGAAGATATGGATTTAACACACGCACGTCATCCAAATGTAGATATGGGCGAACGTATTATTCCATTGACGCAAGAAATCTATATTGATCGTAAAGATTTTGAGGAAGTACCACCGAAAGGCTTCAAGCGTTTAATTCCTGAAGGTGAAGTACGTCTACGTCATGCTTATGTGATCAAGTGTGATGAAGTCATTAAAGATGCCAATGGTGAAGTGATTGAGTTGAAATGTTCAATTGACCCTGAAACTTTAGGTAAGAACCCTGAAGGGCGTAAGGTGAAAGGTGTGGTGCATTGGGTTTCAGCGAGCAAAGGTATTCCTGCGGAAGTACGTGTCTATGACCGTTTATTTAACGAAGCAGCACCAGATGCGGATGATGATTTCTTAAAACATTTAAATCCTGAGTCATTAA